The window CTACGCCGGCATCACCCACCGGATGGGAGAGGTCCACGACGGCGATTCGCAGATGGATTACCTGCCGCAGGAGAGGGAGCGGGGGATCACGATCACCGCGGCGGCGACGCACTACTCGTGGCTCGGGGCGGAGATCCACCTGATCGACACGCCCGGGCACGTCGATTTCACGATCGAGGTGGAGCGGTCGCTCCGCGTGCTGGACGGCGCGGTGGCGGTATTTTGCGGCGTGGGAGGCGTGGAGCCCCAGTCGGAGGTCGTCTGGCGCCAGGCCGACCGGCACGGGATCCCGCGGCTGGCGTTCGTCAACAAGCTCGACCGGCCCGGGGCCGATTTCGACCGGGTGATCGACGACATGGCGCGCAAGCTCGACGCCCGCGGCGTTCCGCTGACCGTCCCGCTCTACGATGACGGGACGTTCACGGCGGTGGCCGATCTCGTGACGATGGAGAAGGTTTCGTTCTCCGTGGAGGACCAGGGTTCGGGGGTGTCGCGGGAGCCCCTCTCCGAAGCGGATGCCCGGTCGTGCGCGCGGTACCGCGAGGCGCTGCTCGAGGCGGCCGCGGACGTCGACGACGCGGCGGCGGAGAAGTACCTCGCGGGGGAGAAGATCCCGGCGCCGATGCTGCGGGCCGCCCTGCGCAAGGGGACGCTGGCCGGGAAGATCTTTCCCGTCTTCGCGGGCTCCGCGCTGCGAAACCGCGGGGTGCAGCCGGCGATGGACGGCATCGTCCATTACCTCCCCTCTCCGGAGGAAGCGCCGCCCGCCCGGGGCGACGACCCCCTGACCGGCGTGCCGGCGACGCGCGAGCCGGTACCGTCCGCGCCGTTCTCGGCCCTCGTGTTCAAGGTCCTCCAGGAGGAAGGACGCCGCACCGTCTACCTGCGCGTCTACTCGGGAAAGGCGGAGGAGGGGGACGCGCTGCTGAACGCCGCGACCGGGCAGAAGGAGAAGGTGGCGCGCCTGTTCCGGATGCACGCGGGCAAGAAGGAGCGGATCGCCGTCGCGGCGGCGGGGGACATCGTCGCGGCGCGCGGGATCCGGTTCGCCCGCACGGGGGACACGCTGTGCGATCCGGGAGCGCCGATCGTCTACGAGTCGATCGAGATCCGCAAGCCGGTCATGTCGGTCGTCGTCGAGCCGAGGACGGTGCGGGAGATGGACCGCCTTCGGGAGCTCCTCTGCGCGATGGCCGACGAGGATCCGACGCTGTCGTTCCGCGAGGACGCCGACACGGGGCAGATCCTCCTCTCCGGGATGGGAGAGCTCCACCTGGAGATCGCGATCGACCGGCTGGCGCGGGAGCACGGCATGGAGGTGCGCAAGGGGAACCCGCAGGTGCTCTACCGGGAGACGGTGGCCTCGGCGGGGCGCGCGGAGAGCGTCTTCGAGCGGGAGATCGCGGAACGCCAGGTGAAGGTGGCGACCGTGGTGGCCGTGTCGCCCGCCCCGCGCGGCTCCGGCATGCGGATCTCCGACGGATTCCGCCTGCTCGGCCTGCCCGCGGACGTCGCCGACGGCGCGGAGATGGGGCTGCGGGAGGGGGCGTACTTCGGCGCCCTCGGCTATCCGGTGGACGATGTCGCGATCGAGCTCTCCCGCCTCGAGTTCCTCTCCGGGATCCCCTCGCCGATGGCGGCGAAGGTGGCGGCCGCCAAGGCGTTCCACGAGGCGTACGAGAAGGGGAAGCCGTACCTGCTGGAGCCGGTGATGGCGACGGAGATCGTCGTGCCCGACGAGTTCCT of the bacterium genome contains:
- the fusA gene encoding elongation factor G, encoding MASAVNLRNIGIIAHIDAGKTTFTERLLYYAGITHRMGEVHDGDSQMDYLPQERERGITITAAATHYSWLGAEIHLIDTPGHVDFTIEVERSLRVLDGAVAVFCGVGGVEPQSEVVWRQADRHGIPRLAFVNKLDRPGADFDRVIDDMARKLDARGVPLTVPLYDDGTFTAVADLVTMEKVSFSVEDQGSGVSREPLSEADARSCARYREALLEAAADVDDAAAEKYLAGEKIPAPMLRAALRKGTLAGKIFPVFAGSALRNRGVQPAMDGIVHYLPSPEEAPPARGDDPLTGVPATREPVPSAPFSALVFKVLQEEGRRTVYLRVYSGKAEEGDALLNAATGQKEKVARLFRMHAGKKERIAVAAAGDIVAARGIRFARTGDTLCDPGAPIVYESIEIRKPVMSVVVEPRTVREMDRLRELLCAMADEDPTLSFREDADTGQILLSGMGELHLEIAIDRLAREHGMEVRKGNPQVLYRETVASAGRAESVFEREIAERQVKVATVVAVSPAPRGSGMRISDGFRLLGLPADVADGAEMGLREGAYFGALGYPVDDVAIELSRLEFLSGIPSPMAAKVAAAKAFHEAYEKGKPYLLEPVMATEIVVPDEFLGGVIGDVNARRGKVTSVDRRPGGSFLSAAIPLKEMFGYVTALRSLSQGRGTYTMKFSHYDKG